The DNA segment CCGTGAGCAATACCTGCGGCATGGCCGCCGTCCTCGCCAAGCTGCCCCACAACCGGCCCGCCGGGGCCGACCTGGACGCCACCCTCGCGCGCCTGCGCGGCCTCTGACCGCTCTCTCCGGCAAGTTTCCCGGCATGGCGTTCGCCCAGTACACCGCCCTGCTGCGGGCGCCGGCGTACTGGGCGAAACCTTCGGTGGCTGCCCTGTTTACGGTTCGATGCCGTTCGCGAGGGTGCCGCCGACGTAGGCGGTCACCTTCGTCGTATCGGCGTAGGCGGTGTTGGTCGCGTAGCTGTAGTCGTCGCTCTCGCTGAAGTTGGACCAGTCGCTCTTGTTGATCCGGCTCTGGATGTCACCCGTGTTCGCACCCGCCGCGAGGGAGCCCGCGCCGGACGTGAAGCTGATCTCGACATAGTGGTCCGCACCGGACTTCGGCGAGGACAGCGCGACGACCTTCTGCGTGACGTTTGAGCAGCCGACGGCCGCGTAGTCGCACGAGGTCGAGAAGCCGGACGCGCCACCGTCACCGGTGAAGTAGTAGCGGATCGTCACCTTCGACAGATCCACCGGGGAATTGCCCGTGTTGACGACTCGCAGCCCCGGCTTGATCTGGTTGTCGGTCGGGGAGCTGTCGTTGTTCTTGTACTGCACCTTGACCGCGCCCGTGCCCGGGTTACCGCCGCCACCGCCACTCGCCGCCGTGGTCGCCGTCACCGCGCCGGAGGCCGCCGACACATTGCCCGCCGCGTCCTTCGCCTTCACCGTGTACGAATACGCCGTCGACGCGCTCAGACCGCTGTCCGTGTACGACGTCGACGTGGAGCTGCCGACCTTCGTGGACCCCCGGTACACGTCGTACCCGGTCACCCCCACGTTGTCCGTCGACGCCGACCACTTCAACGACACACTCGAACTGGTCGTCCCCGACACCACCAGACCCGTCGGCGCGGACGGCGCGGTCGTATCCGTACCGCCACCGCCACCGCCGGAGACGGGCGGGTAGGCGTTCTTGAGCAGCTGCTGGAACTGGGCGGAGAACCAGTGGCCGGCCAGCGGGGCGTTCGGCAGGGCACCGGTCGGGTTGTTGCCGTTGCGCGCGTTGCCCGTGTAGGTCGGGTCGCACATCTGGTCGAAGCCCTTGCCCTCGCCGTTGTCGATGGGCTGGCTCGCGCCGTCCGACTCACCCGGGGGCTTGACCCATACGTAGGCGTCGATCCCGCTGGCCGGGGCCGCGGTCGGCCGCTCGCCGAGGCCGGCACCGCTCTGGTTGCACCAGTTGCCCGCGTGGATGCGGCGGTCGATCCGGGCGCCGTTGACGTAGTCGTCCACGGAGGTCGTCGGGCCGGGGCCGGTCGGCCGGGCGGAACCGCCCCAGCCGTTGCGGGAGGTGTCGATCAGCATGCCGATGCCGGAGCTGAAGCCCTTCGACACCAGCGTGGTGCGCAGCGCCTGGGCGTAGGACTGCTCGTCGACGTACTGGTTCCAGTCCACCCACTTCGACTGGCGCACCGTCGTGCCGTTGACGGAGTCGGTCACCTTGAAGTTGGGCTCCACGGTCGCCGAGTAGTTGGCCGTGTTGACGATGAAGCCCTGCACGTCGTTGACCGTGGCACCGGCGGTGTTGGCCGCCTTGTAGAACTCGTCGGCGGACGGGCCGAGGTTGGAGTCCCAGCCCAGCCAGCCGTGGTGGCCGGCGTCGATGTAGTTGTAGACGTTCGGAATCGCTCCCAGGTGGTTCAGCGCGTAGCCGACGCCGGTCTCGTAGTTGCCGTTCGCCTTCATCGTCTGGCACTGCGACGTCGAGCCGTCGGTGCCGCCCGCGTTGGTGACCAGGTTCGGCAGCGAGTCGGGCTCGACGATGTTGACGATCCGCAGATTGGCGTAGGCCGGGTCCGCGAGGATCTTGGCGATCGGGTCGATGTAGTCGGTCTCGTACCGGCCGATGTCGGTGGGGCCCAGCTCGCCGTTGGAGGCGAGCGCGGCGCAATCCCGGCCCGGCAGGTCGTAGATGACCAGCGTGATCAGGTTGGCGCCCTGGGACACGGCCTTGTCGAGGTGGGCGCGCAGGCCCATCCGGCCGCTTGCGCCCTGGATGGTCGAGATGCTGTCCAGCCATACCGCGGTCGGCGTGTTGGCGACCGCGCTGCCGCCGGGCTCGGCGGCAGCGTTGGCGGACCACTCCGGGTTCACATAACCCGTGGCGCCCGCATAGGGGTTGTCCACCCGGGCGGTGGCGGCCGAGGCGGTCGGCGCGTTGAGCGTCATGGCCAGCGCGGAGCCGAGGGCGAGCGCCGACAGCACCGCGCATCCGCGGGTGAGCCTGGATCTCGGGGGAGGCGGAGACTTCTTCACCAGGGGTTCCTTCCATGGGGTGTTGTGGCGCGCGGTGCGGCCGTACGGCACACCACGCGCCGCGAGGGGAGGGAGAACTCAGGGTTCGATGCCGTTCGCGAGGGTGCCGCCGACATAGACGGTCACCTTCGACGCATCCGCGTAGGCGGTGTTGGTCGCGTAGCTGTAGTCGTCGCTCTCGCTGAAGTTGGACCAGTCGCTCTTGTTGATCCGGCTCTGGATGTCCCCGGTGTTCGCACCCGCCGCGAGAGTGCCGGCGCCGGAGGTGAACCCGATCTCCACGTAGTGGTCCGCGCCGGACTTCGGCGAGGACAGCGCGACGACCTTTTGCGTGACGTTTGAGCAGCCGACGGCCGCGTAGTCGCACGAGGTCGAGAAGCCGGACGCGCCACCGTCACCGGTGAAGTAGTAGCGAATCGTCACCTTCGACAGATCCACCGCGGAATTCCCCGTGTTGACGACCCGCAGCCCCGGCTTGATCTGATTGTCGGTCGGCGCGGAGTCGTTGTTCTTGTACTGCGCCTTCACCGCACCCGTGCCGGGATTGCCACCGCCGCCCCCGGAGGCCGAGGTCGTCGCCGTCACCGCGCCGGAGGCCGCCGAGACGTTGCCCGCCGCGTCCTTCGCCTTCACGGTGTACGAATACGCGGTCGAGGCGGACAGTCCGCTGTCCGTGTACGACGTGGACGTGCTGCTGCCGACCTTCGTGGACCCCCGGTACACGTCGTACCCGGTCACCCCCACGTTGTCCGTCGACGCCGACCACTTCAACGACACACTCGAAGCCGTCGTCCCCGACACCACCAGACCCGTCGGCGCGGACGGCGCGGTCGTATCCGTACCGCCGCCGCCACCGCCGCCGGAGCCAAAGCCTGGGGCCTTGACGGATGCCAGGTAGCCGTCCTTGGCGGTGTCGACCGTCTGCCAGTCGTCCTTGAGGATGCCGCCGGTGTCACCGGAGTCGGGGTTCCAGCACCAGAAGGTCCACTGGAAGCTGTCCCCGCCGTACTGCGAGGTCGGGCGGAGGTAGTCGACGAGGGCCTTCAGCCAGGTCTGGTCGGTGGTCGACTGGAGCGTCGTACCGAACTCGCCGACCCAGACGGGGGCGATGTTGTTCTTGAAGAGGTATCCCCAGTGCTTGTCCCAGATCCCCGGCATGTTGCCCGGGAAGGACGGGTCGCTGAACCAGGGCTGGTTGGAGACGCTGGTGGCGTAGTCGTGGGCCGAGTAGACCACGCGGTCGGCCACATCGAGCTGGACCGGGTAGGTGCCGGCGCCCTCCAGGTTGCCGCCCCACCAGGTGGAGTCGCCGTTGTAGGTCTGGACGCCCTCCACGAAGATCAGCATGTTGGGGTTGGCCGACAACACCGCGTCGCCGCCGCGCTGGGCCGCGAGCCGCCAGTCGACGGTCGTGTCACCACAGCCCCAACAGGCCGGATCATGCGGCTCGTTGTGCAGGTCGATGCCGACGACCGTGGGGTTGTTCGCATAGCGGCTCGCGATCGACTTGAGGTCGGCGATCCAGGTCGACTCCGGGACGCTGCTCGTGTACCACAGGGCGCTCTGGCCGCTGGAGTCCGGCCGGTGCCGGTCGAGGATGACCTTCAGGCCGATCTGCCCCGAGTAGTCCACGATCTTGTCCAGGACCTGAAGGGAGTTGAGCCCCTGGAGGTCGGCGTTCTTGCCGCTGGAGAAGTCGATGCTGGACGGCGTCGTGCCGGACTTGAAGATGTCGTCGGAATACGGGATGCGGAGCGTGTTGTATCCGGTCGCGGCGATCTGGTCGAGCATGTTCTTGTAATCCCGGGACCACAGGCCGTGGACCACGTGGTTGTCGGTCTCGAACCCGAACCAGTTGATCCCGGCGATGCGCACCGAGTTGCCGTTCGCGTCCAGGATCTGACGGCCGCTGGTGTGCCAGTAGCCCGCTCCCGCCGTGCCCGCCGCCCGCGCGGGCGCCGTACCCGTCACGGCGGCCAGCAGGGCGAGCAGGATCGCGGCCACGACGCCCATGGCCGTATACCGCCGAGGTGGGCCCAGGTCCGCAGGTCTCATAGCAGCCAACTCCTCTTGTGTGGCGTGCCCCCGTGCTGACTGACATCGCTGCCGCGTCGTGGCCCGTGGCGGGCGGCGGCGCGGTTCACATGCGGTTCGTGTGCGGTGCGTACGCGGTGGTGCCGTGCCGGGGAGCGCCCGCCCGAGTGCGAACGGAGCGAAGACTTCCGCCACTTGGCGGCGGTGATGAACAACTCCGGCTTGATTCAAAGGTGTTGAGCGTGGGAGCGCTCCCAGCAAGTGAGGAAAGTAACAACTCGAAACAGCGCTGTGAAGGGGCCAGGCGAAACCTGGGCGCAATGGCGCGTTCACGCGCCCCCTCGGTGCGAGGGCAGGCACGCCCGACGGCGGCGGGGCGGCGCCGCCCGGGACCACGGTGAACTCGCCGCTTCCGGCGGCGATGCGCGCCGGGCGCGACGCCTACCGTCGGGTAGCGGAAAACGGGCCGCCGAAGTCCGGTCGCCGTGCGGGTCCGGAAGCAAGGGGGAGAAGCGGCCATTCGGCGATCGCACGGACGACGGTGGCCCGGCGCGGCACGCGGGTACCGACGCTCAGCCGCGCATGGGGATGCCGGAATGAACCCCGGAGCAGCCCGGGACGGGCGGGGGCGGACGCCGGCCACCAAGCATCGGCCCCCGGCGCCGCGCTCAGGCGGACTCGCGCACCACCAGGTCCGTGGAGAGCACCACATGGCGACGGATGCCGTTGCGGGACTCGATCTCCTCCAGCAGCACCCGCGCCATGGTGCGGCCCATCTCCTCGGTCGGCTGGCGCACGCTGGTGAGCGGCGGATCGGCGTGCCGGGCCACCGCGGAGTCGTCGAAGCCGATCAGGGCCACGTCCTCGGGCACCCGCCGCCCCGACTGGCGCAGGACGTGCAGGGCGCCGCTGGCCATGACGTCGGAGGCGGCGAAGACGGCGTCGAGGCCGGGGTACCGCTCCAGCAGGGTGAGCATGGCCGCGCGGCCGCCCTCCTCGGTGAAGTCGCCGTGGGCCACCAGCGCGGTATCGCCGCCGAGGCCCGCGGAGTTCATCGCCTGGGTGTAGCCGTCGAGCCGGCAGCGGGCGACATACATGTCCAGCGGGCCGGTGATGGTGGCGACGGTCCGCCGGCCCCGCGCGAGCAGATGCTCGGCGGCCGACCGCGCGCCGCCCACGTTGTCCGCGTCGACGTACGACATCCACTCCCGCTCCGAGCGCCGGCCGTTCAGCACGGTCGGCACCCGCAGCCGCTCCAGCAGGCTGGGCAGCGGGTCGTTCTCGTGCACGGACACCAGCAGCACGCCGTCGACGCGGCGGGCCGCCAGGTGCTGGCCCAGGCGCTGGCGTTCGCGCGGGGTACGGATCAGGGTGAGCAGCAACTGCATGTCCGTGTCGGCGAGTTCGGTGCTCACACCGCGCACGATGTCCAGGAAGTACGGCTCGGCACCGAGCCTGGTCTCCGATTCGGGGATGACCAGGGCGACGGCATCCGTGCGGTCGGCGGCCAGCGCGCGGGCGGCACGGTTGGGCACGTACCCCAGCTCGGCGATCGCCGCCTCCACCGCCGCCCGCGCCTGGGCGCTGACATGCGGGGAGCCGTTGACCACCCGCGAGACCGTGCCCCGCCCGACCCCGGCCCGCGCGGCGACCATCTCCAGCGTCGGCCGGCCGCCCCGCCCCTCGCCCGTAGTCATCGCGCTCTTGCCCGTCACCATGGATGACAACCCGTCAGTCGCACCGACTCGAAGTGTTCGTCCCCTTGACACACCCGCGGGAACGGTGGACCTTCATTATGCCAATCTGGGAGCGCTCCCACGGGAGCGCTCCCAGATAAAAGCCGGTTTGATCAAGCCGGAGCCCGCGGCGGGACGGGGGAACGCGGGGTTCCGGAGGGACAGCGGATGTCACGCTGCTTGCCCCGCACGTGCCGGACCACCGGGCGCGTGAGGCACCCGGTGGTCCGGTCTTGCGGGAGTGGCGCGCCGGTCAGAACTTCGGGTCGGGCGACTGGGCCCTGACCAGTTCGGCGGCCTCGGCCTCCGACTCCACCGAGGGCGGGGAGCCGTCCAGCGGCTTGTTCGCCGTCTCCTTCATGCACAGGACCGCGATGATACCCACGGCCGCCGCGCCCACGGCGTAGAACGCCGGTACCAGGTTGGTGTGGAAGACGCCGATCAGGGCCGTGATCACCAGCGGGGTGGTGCCGCCGAAGAGGGAGGCGGAGAAGTTGTAGGCGACCGAGAGGGAGCCGTAGCGGACATGCGTCGGGAAGATCGCCGGGAGGGCGGCGGACATGGTGCCGAGCATGGCCACCAGGGACAGGCCCATCAGCAGCAGGCCCAGGGTGATCAGGACGATGTCGCCCTGCCGGATGAGCAGGAACGAGGGCACGGAGAGCACCAGGAAGCCGAGCATGCCCGTCATCAGCAGCGGCTTGCGGCCGAAACGGTCCGAGAGACGGCCGACCTGGTTGATGACGCACATCTGGAGGACCATCACGATCAGCAGGATCAGCAGCCCGTGATTGGTGTCGTAGCCGAGTTCGTCGGACAGATAGGTCGGCATGTACGACAACAGCATGTAGTCGGTGATGTTGTACGCCGCGACGAGGGCGACGCACAGCAGCAGCGGCCGCCAGTAGCGGGTGAAGATCTTGCCGAGGTCGGCGGCGGCGGAGGTCTCCACCGCGTCGGCGGCCTCGGTCGCCTTGGCCTGGCCGCCCTCCAGCTTCTGGAAGGCGGGCGTCTCGTCCAGCTTGAGCCGCAGATACAGACCGATGAAGCCGAGCGGGGCCGCGACCAGGAAGGGGACGCGCCAGCCCCAGTGCAGCATCTGGTCGTCGCTGAGCAGGCTGGTCAGGGCGACGACGAGGCCGGACGCCCCGACGTACCCGGCGAGCGTGCCGAACTCCAGGAAGCTGCCGAAGTAACCGCGTCGCTTGTCCGGCGCGTACTCCGCGATGAAGGTGGAGGCGCCGCCGTACTCACCACCGGTGGAGAAGCCCTGCACCAGCCGGAAGAAGATCAGCAGGGCCGGGGCCCAGAAGCCGATCGTGGCGTGCGAGGGGATCAGGCCGATCGCGAAGGTGCCGATCGCCATCATGATCATGGTGAGGGCGAGGATCGTCTTGCGGCCGATCTTGTCGCCGAGCGGCCCGAGGACCATGCCACCGACGGGCCGCACCAGGAAGGCGACCGCGAAGGTCGCGAAGGTGCTCAGCAGCTGGGCGGTGTGATTGCCCGAGGGGAAGAAGACCTTGCCCAGGGTCGCGGCCAGATAGCTGTAGATACCAAAGTCGTACCACTCCATCGCGTTACCGAGGGCGGCCGCCTTCGTGGCGCGCTTGACGGCCGGTTCCTCGGTCACCGTGATGTCGCTGCGGCGCAGCTTCGGGTTGCGTCGCTTCTCGATGGCGCGAAAGAGCATCCGGTGGCGCCTGACCGCGGCGGGATCCACCGGATCCACCGGATTCTCATGGTCAGTCGCCGTCATCACGGTGTTCCTTTCGCCGGTCACATTGCACACGCCAACGCCTGCGCAGATCTCGCGCGATCAAACTAACCGCTTCGTACCGCAGCCATTCGGATACGCTGGGTGGATGGCGCTCCGGTCCGGTGGTCCTCAGGGGAGGTCGCCGCTCCAGTCGAGACGGGTGCGGTCACCGGGGCGCGGGGTGTATATCGCCCGGCCGCCGATGCCGAACCGGCCCAGCTCGGTGCGCAGCGGGACGCCCGTGGCGGGCGCGTCGCCGGCCCGGTCGGTGATGTCCAGCAGCAGGCCGTCCAGGGGGCCGCCTACCAGTTGGGCGTACCTGCGGTCGGGGCGTGGTCCGGGGTCGTCGTGGTCGTGGCCGTAGACCCGGCCGCGCAGCAGCTGCTCGTCGTCGCCGTTCATGGTCCAAGCCTCGCAGCCGGCACTGACAACGGGATCTTGCCGGCGCCGCGGCGCTCGTCCGCCCGTGCGGACTTTCTTCCCGTCCTTTGCGGTTGCAGTGAGAGGTGTGTGCGCGTGCCCCGGCGGGGGAACCTGAATCCTTCAGGCGGGGCCCCAGCGGAGAGGAGCCCAGGTGTCTACGTCGACGTCAGCGGCAGGCGGCCGCGGCCAGGGGGCTCAGGACACCGGCTATCAGCCGGATCCGCGCCGGTGGCGGGCCCTGTGGGTGACGCTCGTGGCCGGTTTCATGAGCCTGCTGGACGTGACGATCGTGGCGGTCGCCCTGCCCACCGTCCAGCGCGATCTGGGGGCCTCCCCCGCCCAGGTGCAGTGGGTGGTGTCCGGATACGCGCTCACCTTCGCCCTCGCGCTGGTCACCGCAGGGCGGCTCGGTGACGCCCTGGACCGGCGCCGTATATTCCTGCTCGCGCTCAGCGCCTTCGTGCTGTTCAGCGCGGCCTGCGGGGCGGCCCCGAACATCACCCTGCTGGTGGTGGCCCGGCTCGCGCAGGGTCTCGCGGCCGGCTTCATGGCGCC comes from the Streptomyces sp. SUK 48 genome and includes:
- a CDS encoding LacI family DNA-binding transcriptional regulator, with product MVTGKSAMTTGEGRGGRPTLEMVAARAGVGRGTVSRVVNGSPHVSAQARAAVEAAIAELGYVPNRAARALAADRTDAVALVIPESETRLGAEPYFLDIVRGVSTELADTDMQLLLTLIRTPRERQRLGQHLAARRVDGVLLVSVHENDPLPSLLERLRVPTVLNGRRSEREWMSYVDADNVGGARSAAEHLLARGRRTVATITGPLDMYVARCRLDGYTQAMNSAGLGGDTALVAHGDFTEEGGRAAMLTLLERYPGLDAVFAASDVMASGALHVLRQSGRRVPEDVALIGFDDSAVARHADPPLTSVRQPTEEMGRTMARVLLEEIESRNGIRRHVVLSTDLVVRESA
- a CDS encoding glycoside hydrolase family 6 protein; protein product: MTLNAPTASAATARVDNPYAGATGYVNPEWSANAAAEPGGSAVANTPTAVWLDSISTIQGASGRMGLRAHLDKAVSQGANLITLVIYDLPGRDCAALASNGELGPTDIGRYETDYIDPIAKILADPAYANLRIVNIVEPDSLPNLVTNAGGTDGSTSQCQTMKANGNYETGVGYALNHLGAIPNVYNYIDAGHHGWLGWDSNLGPSADEFYKAANTAGATVNDVQGFIVNTANYSATVEPNFKVTDSVNGTTVRQSKWVDWNQYVDEQSYAQALRTTLVSKGFSSGIGMLIDTSRNGWGGSARPTGPGPTTSVDDYVNGARIDRRIHAGNWCNQSGAGLGERPTAAPASGIDAYVWVKPPGESDGASQPIDNGEGKGFDQMCDPTYTGNARNGNNPTGALPNAPLAGHWFSAQFQQLLKNAYPPVSGGGGGGTDTTAPSAPTGLVVSGTTSSSVSLKWSASTDNVGVTGYDVYRGSTKVGSSTSTSYTDSGLSASTAYSYTVKAKDAAGNVSAASGAVTATTAASGGGGGNPGTGAVKVQYKNNDSSPTDNQIKPGLRVVNTGNSPVDLSKVTIRYYFTGDGGASGFSTSCDYAAVGCSNVTQKVVALSSPKSGADHYVEISFTSGAGSLAAGANTGDIQSRINKSDWSNFSESDDYSYATNTAYADTTKVTAYVGGTLANGIEP
- a CDS encoding cellulase family glycosylhydrolase, with protein sequence MRPADLGPPRRYTAMGVVAAILLALLAAVTGTAPARAAGTAGAGYWHTSGRQILDANGNSVRIAGINWFGFETDNHVVHGLWSRDYKNMLDQIAATGYNTLRIPYSDDIFKSGTTPSSIDFSSGKNADLQGLNSLQVLDKIVDYSGQIGLKVILDRHRPDSSGQSALWYTSSVPESTWIADLKSIASRYANNPTVVGIDLHNEPHDPACWGCGDTTVDWRLAAQRGGDAVLSANPNMLIFVEGVQTYNGDSTWWGGNLEGAGTYPVQLDVADRVVYSAHDYATSVSNQPWFSDPSFPGNMPGIWDKHWGYLFKNNIAPVWVGEFGTTLQSTTDQTWLKALVDYLRPTSQYGGDSFQWTFWCWNPDSGDTGGILKDDWQTVDTAKDGYLASVKAPGFGSGGGGGGGTDTTAPSAPTGLVVSGTTASSVSLKWSASTDNVGVTGYDVYRGSTKVGSSTSTSYTDSGLSASTAYSYTVKAKDAAGNVSAASGAVTATTSASGGGGGNPGTGAVKAQYKNNDSAPTDNQIKPGLRVVNTGNSAVDLSKVTIRYYFTGDGGASGFSTSCDYAAVGCSNVTQKVVALSSPKSGADHYVEIGFTSGAGTLAAGANTGDIQSRINKSDWSNFSESDDYSYATNTAYADASKVTVYVGGTLANGIEP
- a CDS encoding MFS transporter, with the protein product MTATDHENPVDPVDPAAVRRHRMLFRAIEKRRNPKLRRSDITVTEEPAVKRATKAAALGNAMEWYDFGIYSYLAATLGKVFFPSGNHTAQLLSTFATFAVAFLVRPVGGMVLGPLGDKIGRKTILALTMIMMAIGTFAIGLIPSHATIGFWAPALLIFFRLVQGFSTGGEYGGASTFIAEYAPDKRRGYFGSFLEFGTLAGYVGASGLVVALTSLLSDDQMLHWGWRVPFLVAAPLGFIGLYLRLKLDETPAFQKLEGGQAKATEAADAVETSAAADLGKIFTRYWRPLLLCVALVAAYNITDYMLLSYMPTYLSDELGYDTNHGLLILLIVMVLQMCVINQVGRLSDRFGRKPLLMTGMLGFLVLSVPSFLLIRQGDIVLITLGLLLMGLSLVAMLGTMSAALPAIFPTHVRYGSLSVAYNFSASLFGGTTPLVITALIGVFHTNLVPAFYAVGAAAVGIIAVLCMKETANKPLDGSPPSVESEAEAAELVRAQSPDPKF